From the Conexivisphaerales archaeon genome, the window GCATTCTGCTGAAAAGGGGAAGAAGTGCTGCTTCTGTCTTTCCTGAACCTGTAGGAGCTATTATCAGCACATTCTCTCCCCTTGCTATCAAGGGAGAAGCTGCCTGCTGAGGTGGAGTCGGCCTTTCTATCCCCTGCAATTTAGCCGCAAGTCTGACCTTTTCCTGCAGATAGGAGAAGTTATCATAGGTATCTTGCCCATCAGGCATTGATTGTGCGCTGCTGGAATTAGCATGCTGGCTAATAAATTAGCTTGGGCTGAGCATGATAGATGAACAAAAACATAAGCTGCGATCGCTTCAACCAATGAATGAAACTTACCAGACGGCGGGTAGCTTCTCAATAGAGGAAGTGATTTCTTCCATCGTAGTCGTCATGTAGAACTCGAAGTCATTCCACTGCCCAAGTCCACTTTCGTATATCATGTCCCTTACTGCTTCAGCGTTCGGTGCCTGCATTACCCAGAGAACCTTGTGTCCCGGGTCCAGATGGAGCATCGTCTCCGCAGTGATATGGTACTTCTGAAGCAGAGGTTGAAGGTCCTTCCCTAGATTCTTTCCTCTTTCCCTGAGTAGTTTGTGCGATGATGGACAGCTGTTTGGTGGATGGTTCGAGATTACGACATATCTAGTCATTGCATTCCAATTTTTCTAATACTCCTTAATAAAGTTTTGATATTTACAAAACAAACTGGACCTTTATCGCTTCGCCGCCTGAAGCTTCCCTGAACGCTTGCTCGAAGTCTTCAAGAGAATATGTTGATGTTAGAAGCCTCCTGATATCAACACTTCCTTCTGCTAGTAGCTTGATTGCATCATCGAACGGCCCGCACCTTGAACCCTGTATCCTTACTTCCTTCACAACCGCCTTTGTTATATCAAACCTTGCTTTCAGACCATGAGTGCTCTTTACGTGAATAGTTCCTCGTGGTCTGACCAAGTCAACTGCCATCGCTAACCCATCTTCATTCCCTGTTGCTTCAACCACGTGGTCAAAGCCGTTTCCATCCACAAGCTGAACACACTTTTCGGATTCCTCACTTGTGAATACAGCATCAGCCCCCAGCTGCTTTGCTATCTCCAGCTTGCTTCGTCTCTTACCCAGAACTGCGATAAGTGAAGGCCTTGCTAGCTTCAGCACCTGCAGTATGAGCAGAGCTAATCTACCACTCCCGACTATCAGTATGCTCTCGCCTTCTCTCACCGATGCCATCTTGGTCAACTGCACTGCTGCAGCCAGAGGCTCTATGAAGGCAGCTTCTTCGTCTGAGATGCTGTCGGGAACTTTGTGCAGGTTTCTCGCTGGAACGGAAAGCCTTTCTGCAAAACCTCCATCTCTGCTTATGCCAAGTGTCTGAATGTTCTTGCAATGGGTGTTCATATTTCTTCTGCAGAAATAACAGGTTCCGCATGAGACGTTGATTTCAGAAACGACCCTGTCCTCCCTCCTAAGGTCTGAACGATGCTTTACTTCTTCGACTACACCGAAGAGCTCATGTCCAAGTATAAGGGGCTCTCTTATCTTATAATCTCCCTTTGCTATTGCTATGTCAGTTCCGCAGATCCCTGCTCTTTTAATTCTGATTACAGAATCATCAGCCGCTACCTTCAAATTCACATCAAGGAGATGAAGACCTGATTCAAAGACCAGAGCTTTCATCGCATTCCCATCAGGTGATGCCGTATCTATCTGTTTGTGTTCAATCAGAATTGCCTGGTTTGATTGCAGAAGTATCGCATTCCTTCATCTTGCATTCTATACGGAACAGAATCATCTCCTGAACCATGGATGCGGGGTCAGATTGCAATCTCAAAAGAGGTAAAGAATTTTCAGTGTGTCGGGAAAAGGGGGTTATGTCTGCTCAATCACCTTTTTTATGGTCTTGAATACATATTCTGCATCCTTGAGAGAAATTAAAGCATCGTTCTTGGAAAAGAGGCTACCTGGAGGCTTGTTTGCTACCTCCAGGCCATACATGCTTGCAGCTCTCTTACTCGCCAAATCAGAAGATATCTCCGATATTCTGTCGACTTCGCTGCGGAGCCAATCGGGAAACCTGTCAATCACTTGCTTCAGTATCTTGCCTATGTCGTGCTCCTTCGGGTATTCTACATTTCTTGACCTGAGCGCTGCCTTCAGCGAGAGTTCAACACACTCCTGACTGAACCTGACAACGTCCGGGTAACTGGCTTCGGATAGCGCTAGCGATGCACTTTTGAGTCTTGTTTCTGCTCTTTTCATGTAATCCTTTGCCATCTCGAGCAGATCCAATCAAGACACCCTGTCATGCAGATTTGGGGAGAAGCCAGTAGTAACTGTCGTCAGGTAACGTTATCTTCCTCGCACCTCTCTGATAGAGCTTCATCTTCAGTTCATTAAGCTTGCTCTTGACAAACTCACCCTTGTCTATTATTGCTATAGAGCCTTCTGCCAGGTCAAGAAAGAAAGGCTGTTCAACATCGAGTTCCTGAGGGGTGATGCTGAGTACATCTATGAGAGGATATATGTGTTCTTTCTGCCAGAGCAGATTCAGCCATGCCTCCAGATGATGGGTATAGATGATCGAATTTAACAGCCTTACCCTTCTGAAATATTCTTCAGGAAGACCTGATGAGACGACGAAGATGTCTATATCGCTTTCCCTTGTGGTCTTGTTTCTTGCGAGAGAGCCGAATAATAACAGGCTCTTGAGGTCCGGTCCTAGCTCTTCGATCAGTTTAGCCACTGCAAGTTCACAGACTGGAAGCCTCAACTCGTCCTTGATGAGGCTAGGCCATCTGTTAATCGAAGACTGTATAGCTACAATAGGGTGAACAAGCCTGTATTGTCTTTTTTTAAACACTCTTACCCAGCCTCTTTGTTTAAGCCTAAAGAGAGCAATCGAGGTCAGCTCACTTTCAGGAAATACTTGCTTGGCGACTCTGACTTCGAACGGAAGAAATCCAAAATGTTGCATGAGTATTGCATAAGTGTTCAGTAGCCACGGCGGCAGACCTGAATTCATTACCTAACAGGTAATAATTTCTAGCTTATTAAGATTTGCTGCCATGCAGTAAAAGACAGCATTCCATCTTTCAAAGATAGAAAATGCTAATCTTCTCAGGCGATTTTACTCAATCATAGAGAGGAACAGGTGATTGAAGTAATGATGCTGCAGCCGTGCAAGCAAACAATAGATGAGGTGAGTATCAGACCTTTGCATCTCTACTGCCTTGGAGAAATCGCAACCATTGATATAGCAACGTTGCTTTTTGACAGTTCAGGTCAAACAACAGATAAAAGATTCTGAACAGAATTTATCTGACATCTATCTTCCTAAACCCTAGCTTCATAATAATTAAATATAACCTCTCGGTCTCAAGCCGCTTTTGAAGGAAAGGAATGATAAGAACCGGAAAGGCAATTGTGTTATCACTAGTCGTAGTCTTAAGCATGATGTTCCCTAACTTTGCAGTTTATGCAGCAACTCCTTCAGTCAGCCTTTTCAGGCCATCTGCTCCGACTTTTGTGGGTACTGCTGGCAATTTCCTGTCAGGACCTTACACAGTTCCCTCAGCTTTTACCTCAGGTACAGCTCAGTCGTCATCTACCTCTACGTCCTCTCCTCAGGAGTACACTCCAAATAACGACCTTAATGTAAAGAACGTCAATTCTATGGCTGTACCAGACCCTCCTTCAGTAAGCTGTCCAGGTGTAAACTGTCAGAGTGTCAGTAGTGAAGCAGGGGGAGCAACTACCCAGAAGTTTGCCCTTAACGCCGCCCAGAACCGCCAAACTTTTGGCTACACTATCGAACCTCCTGACCAAGGGCTCTGCGCGAACAGTCAGTACGTTATGGAGATAGTCAACGTGGGAAATGTACAGGTGTTCAGCGCATCTAATCTGCAGCCCGTCTCAGGAGTTGTTTCCCTTGACAGTCTGATGGGCCTGACATCACTGGGATGGGGGAGCGGAGGAGATGTAATGTGCCAGTACGACCCAGGCAACGGTGGACACTGGATAATCACAGAGTTCGTTTCAACAACTCCAGAACCATTCAGCCCGTTTTCGGGATGCTTCGCTGGTGTGTTCGACACATGTAGAGAAGGCATAGCAGTTAGTGTGAGCAACAATCCAATGGGCTCTTACTATGTCTACTTTCTAGATCCGAACAAAGTGAACAACGACCCAGGTAAAGGCTATCTTTTGAACGACTTTACAAAGATAGCGATCTCTGGTAACGCATTGCTGCTCTTTTACGACGAATTCAACCTGAACAGCAGCACAATTCCCCGCTGTCCTGAATTCGGATGTTTCGGGTTCAACGGTGCGCAAGAGTTTGCATTTAACAAGAATGCATTGGAGCAGGGGAAGCCTGCGAGTTCAGTCAACGTCGCATATGAGAACATGGGAAACGCTAAGAACCTCTATCCTATACCTGAGAACAGACCTTTCCAGCCTGAATCTGCCAGCTGTTTTGCTGGTCGCTATGCCGGAGCTGTATGTTGGTATCAGGTTATACCAGCTCAGACAAGTGGCGGATCATCTGATACAGACCAGGCATACATGGTCGCAGCGTTGGACTTCTTCGGTATGGGGGATAACCGCTTGGCCGTCTTCTCCTGGAATGGCCTGTCAGGCCTGAGCAGCGAAAACTGCAGCAAGTGCAACAAGATAACGTTCGGAGGAGAACTTCTGACTACACAGCTTGTGTACATGGACGAAGGATTTTCTTGCCCCGCATCACAAGGTGGATTCTGCGGACTGGGCTCACAGAGGAGCGGCCTGACTCCGCTCGGTGATCTATGTACTGTATTCGGCCTAAACTCTACTGCTGTATCATCCTGCCCTGAATCAGGTATTGCGAGCAACGGCGACGGAACAACACAGGCCTGGAATTCTGGAGGTGTTGTATGGACTTCTGTAAGCACCCTGATTGTTCAGAACTACAAATCGGGCAAAAGTGAAACCCATATAGGGGTTGCTTATTGGGCAGTCAATCCTTCAGAAATTGAGATAGTCAAACAGGGGTACGTGACTGCTGCACATGCGGACCTGGAGTTTCCCTCAATAGCAGTAAGTCAGGATGGAAACGCTTTGATGGCCTTCACCTTATCAGGGAGTGATTACTATCCCAGTTCTGCCTATGTATGGCTCGGTAGCGGACAATCTATACATATCACTGCGGCGGGCAAAGCGCCTCAGGATGGATTCACAGAGTATCTGGGTTACCCACCAACATCTAATACGAGACCGAGATGGGGAGACTACAGCCAGGCTGTGTTTGTGCCAGCTACGGGGAAGATATTCTTCGCAACCCAATACATACAGTATCCTAACTGCAACGACCAAGCATTCCTTAATGGAGCTCTAAGTGGAACAGGTCTGACATGCGGCGGGACTAGGGCAATATTTGCAAACTGGGGAACATCAATAAGCTACATCAGCAGTTGACAAAAATTATTTTTTTATTCTTAAAGCCTAACATGGGTTATGCTGCAGATCATAGGACTTCAGACAGTTCTACAATTGCAGCTTGAGAAGAGATAGGGTGTATGACCTTTCTCTAAAGACCCAACGATGAGCGAACTATGGAAAACAGCTCCCTTGCAGCCATGGAAGGATGCTTTACAGAAAGCCTTACGATCGTGCTTGGTGTGAAATCAGCCTTGATGAAGGTAAGGAATTCATCGCAACTGAACTGGTCTATCATGGCTATCTCTCTGTCCCAGCCTTCATCGTCAAGTCCAAGCCATCTGGATTGAACTTTACTTGCAGTTTCTATTCTTCTCTTCATTTCATTCTTCACCGTGGCTTCATACCTGCTGGAGAGGTATTCTTTCCCGGTTCTGAGCTGGTCTGCAGCTGATTCTCCGCATAACCTGCCGTACTTTATGGCAAAGCGAATCCCCTCCAGCACCAGCGGGTTCACCTGGCCTGCCGCATCGCCCACCATAGCGTAGCCATTTCCGACAAACCAGTCTCTGAGACCTTGGTTGGGAACCATACCAAAGTGAAACTCTATGGGTTCTATCCTTCCCAGGTCAGCCAGAGGACCCGGCCTCTTAGAAAGAAGATTGTCAAGCCAGTCTGCCGGGTTGATATCTGAATCAGGTTTCCCTATTCCTACGCCTATCCTTGCCCTTTTCTTTCCCAGCGGGAAGACCCAGGCATACCCAGCAGGAGAATATTGCTTTCCGACCATCAGCATCCAGGAATCTTCGTCAAGTTTGTCAACATAAGCCTCATACTCAGCCCCTACGCCAAACCTGCTCCAAGCATTAACACCTTCCACCTGCTTGGTCAGGAAGGAATGAAAACCACTTGCATCTATCAGTACATCCTGACCGAATTCTACAGATTTGCCTCCTCTCTCTGAAGAAACCACACCAGTTATTTCAGTTTGTTCCGGCTCTGAGTTAGTGACAACCTTGCTTGCCCTGCAACCCAGAAATATTTCAGCCCCCTTATCAGCAGCATTCTCAGCAAGTCTTTGATAAAGAGCTCTTACATTCAGGACGCATGCTGCATCACGAGAGCATGATATTTCTGAGGATCCTTTTGGAGAAAAGAACCTGAAAGAATGTATCGGATGGTAAAGCTCGCTTGGGATCCCGAGAGCTTCAGCATCGCTCTGCCAAGTGACGCCGCTCGTCCTGACACGCATTGCGACCGCATCTTCCTGCTCAAGAAGTGCCACCTTCATTCCTTTTGAAGCTGCAGATTCAGCCGCAGAGCAGCCAGCCGGGCCAGCTCCTATTACAACGACGTCAAATTTTCTCTTTGATTGCATCGCTACTCTGGCCTTGTCTGCTCAGTCCTTTTCATCCTCGGTCCGAAAACAAGGTCGGGAGGTGAATTCTGAAGAGGGTTTTCAGAATGGCACTTTTCGCATTCGTATCCTCTGTGATATATACAGTATCTTTCTGTCTCTGAACCGCATGTAATGCATTTCATACGCATCTTCCTCAGGTGTGGTAAGCCAACCATCGGGAAACAAACTTATAAGTCTCTTGGGAAAATATCTGTCTATGCAGTGTCCTGTCTGCAATTCAGCCATGATAGAAGTCCATTGCAAGGCGATTTGCAGAAGCTGCGGCTATATCATTGACTGCTCTGACTGGTAGAGTTTTAAAAAAATCGATGCGAGACGGACCAGCACAGGCCCGAGACTTCAGGCCGCTTACTTTGTCAGCAGGATCTCTATACTGCTGACGTTGCTGGTTGCACCCGTCTCGCTGTCCTTGACTTGCTCGGTGTCTATCCTGATTTCCTTGACTTGCACGTCTGGCGAGAATTTCTTCCTCAGTATCTCAGCCGAGTCTACAGCGGTGCTTATGGAGCGACCTCTAGCCTTTATGGTCACTTCATTAGCCCCGTTCTGGAACAGGGTCAGACAGGCGAGTACATAGTTCATTACGGGTTTCTTTCCTATGAATACGGTGTTGTTCGACATACTAGACTCCCCTTCTAAGCTATAGCTGAAATTGTACCTTTTAATAACTTTTCTTTTTGTGATTAAAACGGCTCAGCTGTATAGAGGCCAGATTTAAGCCTTCTGAGCTACTTCATCTGTAGGACTTGGTTCCCCACTTCTTCAGAGCAGTCTTGAGCTCCTTGCTTTTGTCAGCATAATCCTGAATATCTATACCATTCATGTACGCATCTATGGCATCCCTCAGGGCCTTCGCCCCAGCTCTACCGCCATCAGGATGACCCCATATCCCTCCTCCCATCTGGACTATGATATCTGTCCCCAGCATATCAAGTAGAGGGTACAGTATACCAACGTGCAGCCCACCTGAACTGACAGGAAAGACATCCTTCAATCCATGCCAGTCTTGCCTGAAAGCAGGAAAGGTTGGGCTTCTATTCTCTCTAGAAAGGTTGGAGGTTAGCTTCTCTTTCAGCGTCAGCACTTCTTCCCTGCTGCTCTCCAGCTTACCTATCACTGTACCTATATGAAGCTGGTCCACACCTATTAGCCTGGCGGTCTCAGCAACAACAAGCATAGACATCCCATGCTTTGGATTTCTCGTGAATGCGGCGTGGAAAGCTCTGTGTGCATGTATGGCTAGACCCAGCTCTTCGCAGGTTCTCTTTATAGTCTGAAGTGCTGCCCAGCCTGTGGTCAAGATATCCACCATGACATACTCTCCTCCAGCATCCTTCACAAGCCTAGCTCTCTTCTTCATTTCATCCGTCTCAGCTGTGATGTTTATCAGGTAGCTCTTCTTCTCTCCTGTCTCCTTTTCAGCCTTGTCCCTCAGTTTGAACGTAGTATCCACTCTCTTTTGGAATGTGTTGAACGACTGGCTGGAGAGGTTCTCGTCATCCTTGAGCAGGTCCAAGCCGCCAATCCAGGCCTGATAGCCGTTCTGGGCATGTTCCTCGTAAGTAAGACCTACCTTGGGCTTTGGGACAGAGGCGGTCAGAGGCCTTGCCTTCACCTTCATGAAACTCCTGATACCCTCCTTCCCGAATAGCGGGCCAGAAAACGACCTGACTATACTTCTTGGCCAGCTTACGTCGATGAGTCTGAGATTTTTTACCGCCTTCATACCGAACACGTTTCCTGCTATGGAGCTCAGAATTTGTGGCATATTACCAAGTTCAAAGAGCTCCGAAGGATAGGAGACTTTCACAAAGTTTCCATCTATCTCATAGGCAGCAGCCATCAGCCTCTTTACGAGAGGGGTCAGGGTTGTCAGCGTCGACCATGTCCCCACGCTGCTTTCAGAGGCAACCCTTCCAGCTGCATCTTCCATTGTGAATCCTTCTGCAGGCTCGACATAAAACAAAGCAACAAGCTCATCATCACCTGGCTTGTAACCCAGGCGGACGAAGTCGTGGTACCATTCCACAGAATCTTCGGGCATAGGGTAGCGTGGCAGAAATGATAGTAGATAAACGATTGTGTATTTACAGGATGAAGTATTATTATAGGCCTGTCTGAGTTTCTTCACCAAGCAATGCCAGAATGCAGACTTTTCAGATAGAAAGAGCGGTCTTTAGTTCGTTTCTTTCAGCAACGACCTTTCCATTTTTGATAACAGCAAGCGGTGGAAGAAGTTTCGAGAGCGCTTCCACTTCATCCCTTGCATCCAGAAGAACGAGATCAGCCATCTTACCAGGCTCTATTCCATAACTCTTTTCGATGCGCAGAGCCTTGGCGGGGTTGACTGTTATCATGTCGAACGAACGCTTTATTTCTTCTATTCCGGTTAACTGCTCCAGATGGACTGCCATGAACAGAACCTGAAGCATATCTCCTTTCCCAAGCGGATACCAGGGGTCCATGATACAATCATGGCCAAGAGCAACGTTGACTCCTGACTGCAGCAGCTCCTTGATCCTAGCTATACCCCTTCTTCTTGGATACCCATCGAACCTTCCCTGCAGGTGCACATTGACCAGAGGATTCGATACTATAGTTATGTTGCTTCTCTTCAGCAAAAGTAAGAGCTTCTGCATGTAAGAACCGTTGTAGCCGTGCATCGCAGTAACATGGCCTGCGGCAACCCTTCCTTGGAAGCGCTCTCTGATCGTCTTTGCTGCGAGCACTTCCAGAAATCTTGAATTCTCATCATCTGTTTCATCAACGTGACCGTCTATATCCTTCTTGTACCTCTTGGCTAGCTCGAAGGCAAAATCTATGGATCTAATGCCATCTTCCCTTGTGTACTCGTAATGAGGTATTATACCAACATTGTCGGCACCCATTTCTACAGCTCTTTCAAGAAGCGTTGCGTTACCAGGGTCTGTTAGTATTCCGTTCTGCGGAAAGGCTGTTATCTGAATGTCTATCACTCCTTTGTATTTCTCCTTCACCTTCAAAAGAGCCTTCAGAGTTTTGAGGTCTGGGTCTGAAACGTCTGCATGTGTTCTCAGGCGTGTCGTTCCGCAAGAAACTATCATTTTAAGAGCTCTTTCAGCCCTTGCAATTATGTCATCGACTGTAAGCCTCTTTTTGGCTTTGTTCCAGAGCTCTATCCCTTCGAGCAGCGTCCCTGATAAATTGTAGCCGTACATCCCCTGAGTGAGGACAGAATCCAGGTGAAAGTGCATGTCTGTGAACGATGGCAATAGCAGCCTGCCATCTGCTTTAACGATTCTATCAGCTTCGGCCTTGATTTGACTCTTTACTGACTCTATTTTTGAGCCATCTACCAAAACGTCGAATTTTCCTTCTATTCCTCTCAGCCTTACTTCTTTAAACAGTATGCTCAACTGACCAGCATTATCTAGCCCGGCATTTAAGATTTGTAAGATCAAAATGATGTCAGGTATTCAGAAGATAAGATAATTCAAATTTGATACAGAAAGTATGCATCAGATTGAAAAAGAGAAGATTTTTAAGCAATTTTAGCATAAAACAGGGCGTGAGCAAAGAACAAGACAGCAGCAATGCTGCACCAGAAAGCAAGGTCCTAGTTGTTGACCGAGTTAGTTCTACTAAATTTTACCCGGATAAGGGATACGTCGAACTGACCAAAGAGTTTTCAGAGGAAAAATATCTCTGGAACCAGGACTTCCATCCCACTCCAGTCAAACTGAGAAATTGGGGCTCCTGGACATTTTTTGCAGTCTGGTTCGGAATGGCAGTTGAGGTTGAATCGTGGGCCCTTGTTTCGATTGGTTATTCTTTTGGACTCAACTGGTTCTGGTCACTACTTTCGGTTGTGTTGGGTAATGCAATAGTACTCATTCCGATGATAATCCAGAGCCATGGTGGAGCTAGGTATGGAGTGCCTGAGACACCACTTACTCGAAGCAGGTGGGGGATATACGGAAACTGGATACCTTCTATACTGAGAGGGATAATTGGCGCAGGATGGTGGGGGATCGATACATGGATAATCGCAGAATGCTTCGGTGCAATGTACATAATTTACAATCACCAGCTTCCTTCGCTTTTGGCAGCAGTCCAAAACGGGACCGCTACTCCCTTCACTATAGCATCTATCAACCCTACCCTCTTCTGGACAGTCTTTCTGCTCACCATAGTGGTGAGGCTGATTCTGCTTTACCTCTCACCCCCAAAGACTGGGCAGAAGGTTCTGAAGCTGATATCGTGGACCGTACCTTTCATAGGTTTCATAGGGTTTGGAATACTTTTCTACAGCATGATGTCTTTATCTGGCTGGCAATGGACTGCTATTCTTGATACACCAACGCAGGTAAGCGGTTCTGACTTCTGGTACGCATTCATAGGCCTTGTGAACGCCAACGTGGCTTTCTGGGCTACCATGGCGATAAGCATGCCAGACTACACAAGATACGCAAAATCACAATTTGCGCAAACTATGGGGCAGATTCCACTACCCCTTCTTATGCTCGGAATAGGAGCTCTTGGCCTTGTAACTACAGGGGCATCACTTGTCTACTTCAAGACCCCTATCTGGGACCCAGTTTTGCTTTCAGCTCTTGTGATCAGCAATCAGCCAATCGCCTACCTGACCCTTTTCCTTCTTATGCTGGGCATCATAATAGTCAACATTTATGCTGATACAGTAGGCCCCGGCTATGACTTCGCCAACATCTATCCCAAGAAGCTGAGCTGGTTCAGAGGGGTTTTGATAGTTGTTCTGATAGCTGCTGTACTTCAGGCGTGGAGCTACTACTTCAATGCAGCGAGCTATGTGGAGAACTGGTTACTGACCTATGGTGCGTTGCTTGGAGGTGTGGAAGGAATCATAGTCTTCGATTATGCACTAATCAGGCGCTTCAAGTTCGAGGTCTTCGACCTTTTCTACTCCAAAGGAAGGTTCAGATACTTCAAGGGCTTCAACCCAGCTGCACTGATATCCTTCATAATCACAATGATTCTTGTATTTCCGCCCAATTTCTATCTCCCCACCTCTTTAGCCTCTGCCTCTCTGTACCCGTATCAGGGCTGGGTCTTCCAGAATTCCTGGATATCTGCAATATTGATTTCGGGACTGGTCTATACTCTTCTGATGATAGCCTGGGTCTTACCAAAGTACCAGCCCGAACTCAAGGGAAACATCTTCAAAGGCTATATTGCTGAAGATACGTTGAGGATATTTGAGAAAGAGGATTGAAAATAGGAAGTGTAATCTTTAGGCTTCTTCCCCTCTTACCTATCCAATATTAAAAACGTTATTAATCGAAGACTTTGAACTTCACAACGTGAGAGCGAAATTTGCCTATACGGGTATAAGAGTTAGCAGTATGGACGAGTCCATATCATTCTACACCGATGTTATGGGGATGAAGTTAGTGAGAAGGTTCAAGATAGGTGAGACGAAGGGAGAAATAGCCACCCTTTCCTCAGAAGAAGATGAAATTCTTGAACTCAACTGGTACGATAGAGAGAGCCAGTTTTATTCTGACTACGTGGTAGGCGAAGCACTAGACCATCTGGCCTTCAGGGTTGATAGCCTCGAAGCTGCAGTAAATGAGGCAGAAAGTAAAGGCTACCCTGTTAAGGCAGAGATTAGAGCTGGAAACAGCAGATGGTGTTACATCCAGGACCCGAACGGGATCTGGATCGAATTGTTTGAATGATTACATGATGATGAACTTAACCAAGTCGATTAACATCTGCAGCACTCATTTTAAGCTGAAATTAATGGCTGAAAAATACTTGGTAGATACCACATAGTGTGCTAACAGTCACTAGCACTTGTTGGGATTGACACAAAGTGTTTTACGGGTAGCCCGGGAAGGATTCGAACCCTCGTCGCCGGCTCCAAAGGCCAGCATGCTTGACCGCTACACCACCGGGCTGCAGAGTTCTCCCTTTATGGTGTTAATAAGCCATTATCTTTTTTGCAAATTATCTATTCTGGATGCAATAACCTCAGAAGGGTCTTCCATCGAAGAAAGTATCATCTTTGCTCTCGTTGCGAAGTTCTTGTTGGAATTTTCTTCAAGAAGCGTTGTAGCCTCCCTTATACATTCTCTTTCGTTTTTCACCTTTTTCAACAATCCGGACTTCGCAAGATAATTTTCAACATAAGTTGCTGGACCCTCGTAGGATGAAATAACAGGTACTCCTAGCAGGGCTGCTTCTGCGTTCATCGTCCCCCCGCCTCCCACCAGCAGTGAAGCTGAAGATATCAGGTTTGGCCCAAAGAACGGTTCTTTGCATATCACTACATTCGGTTCGTCAAGCATCTCAAGTTCCTGCTCTTGCTCATGGTATCTGGGAAGTAGAATTATCTTTCTATCC encodes:
- a CDS encoding VOC family protein — translated: MRAKFAYTGIRVSSMDESISFYTDVMGMKLVRRFKIGETKGEIATLSSEEDEILELNWYDRESQFYSDYVVGEALDHLAFRVDSLEAAVNEAESKGYPVKAEIRAGNSRWCYIQDPNGIWIELFE
- a CDS encoding cytosine permease translates to MSKEQDSSNAAPESKVLVVDRVSSTKFYPDKGYVELTKEFSEEKYLWNQDFHPTPVKLRNWGSWTFFAVWFGMAVEVESWALVSIGYSFGLNWFWSLLSVVLGNAIVLIPMIIQSHGGARYGVPETPLTRSRWGIYGNWIPSILRGIIGAGWWGIDTWIIAECFGAMYIIYNHQLPSLLAAVQNGTATPFTIASINPTLFWTVFLLTIVVRLILLYLSPPKTGQKVLKLISWTVPFIGFIGFGILFYSMMSLSGWQWTAILDTPTQVSGSDFWYAFIGLVNANVAFWATMAISMPDYTRYAKSQFAQTMGQIPLPLLMLGIGALGLVTTGASLVYFKTPIWDPVLLSALVISNQPIAYLTLFLLMLGIIIVNIYADTVGPGYDFANIYPKKLSWFRGVLIVVLIAAVLQAWSYYFNAASYVENWLLTYGALLGGVEGIIVFDYALIRRFKFEVFDLFYSKGRFRYFKGFNPAALISFIITMILVFPPNFYLPTSLASASLYPYQGWVFQNSWISAILISGLVYTLLMIAWVLPKYQPELKGNIFKGYIAEDTLRIFEKED